The following proteins come from a genomic window of Gossypium raimondii isolate GPD5lz chromosome 5, ASM2569854v1, whole genome shotgun sequence:
- the LOC105769415 gene encoding protein DETOXIFICATION 48: MYNQKPSSPTSSFLPCTKTLFNKTADLPIPNDDDVELHRFPTLSEALEEIKAIGKISGPTAISSLLLYSRAMISMLFLGYLGELELAGGSLAIGVANITGYSVISGLAMGMEPICGQAYGAKQWKLLGLTLQRTVLLLLSASIPISFMWVNMKAILLWCGQNQEISSVAHTFILFAIPDLFFLSLLHPLRIYLRTQSITLPVTYCSAISVVLHVPLNYLLVFHFKLGVAGVAISMVWTNLNVFLFLSSFVYFSGVYKDSWVTPSTDCLRGWSSLLALAVPTCASVCLEWWWYEFMILMCGLLVNPKATIASMGILIQTTSLVYCFPSALSVGVSTRVGNELGANRPGKARISMIVSLVCAVSIGLSAMLFTTLMRHQWGKFFTNDTEILELTAVALPIAGLCELGNCPQTTGCGVLRGSARPTIGANINLGSFYFVGMPVAILMGFIIKMGFAGLWLGLLAAQASCASLMLVVLWRTDWMVQVERARLLTQTTNTCNNKPVPPLLISPKPKETNNKKMGDDVVEEIIVCINDELVKPTLETHPLLSNSHIDEH; encoded by the exons ATGTATAACCAAAAACCATCTTCTCCAACATCTTCATTTCTCCCTTGTACAAAAACCCTTTTCAACAAAACTGCGGATCTTCCCATTCCcaatgatgatgatgttgaacTACATAGATTCCCTACTCTCTCTGAG GCCCTGGAAGAGATCAAAGCCATCGGGAAGATCTCAGGCCCGACAGCGATCAGTAGTTTACTGCTATATTCAAGAGCTATGATCTCCATGCTCTTTCTTGGATACCTTGGTGAACTTGAGCTCGCTGGTGGTTCTCTTGCCATTGGTGTTGCCAACATTACTGGTTACTCTGTAATCTCTGGTTTAGCCATGGGAATGGAACCCATTTGCGGACAAGCTTATGGGGCCAAACAATGGAAACTCCTTGGGTTAACACTGCAAAGAACGGTGCTTCTCCTCCTCTCGGCTTCTATCCCTATCTCTTTCATGTGGGTCAACATGAAAGCTATCCTTCTTTGGTGTGGTCAAAACCAGGAAATATCATCCGTGGCTCATACATTTATTCTTTTCGCCATTCCCGACCTTTTTTTCCTCTCACTTCTTCACCCGCTTCGAATCTACCTCAGGACTCAAAGCATTACATTGCCCGTAACTTACTGTTCAGCCATCTCTGTGGTTCTCCACGTCCCCTTGAATTACCTCCTTGTTTTCCATTTCAAGCTTGGTGTTGCTGGGGTGGCTATATCCATGGTTTGGACCAACCTCAACGTCTTCCTCTTCCTCTCTTCGTTCGTCTACTTCTCGGGGGTATATAAAGATTCTTGGGTAACTCCAAGCACCGATTGTCTCAGGGGATGGTCCTCTCTGCTTGCTCTTGCTGTACCAACTTGTGCCTCGGTTTGCCTTGAATGGTGGTGGTACGAGTTCATGATATTGATGTGTGGTTTGCTTGTTAACCCCAAGGCTACCATTGCTTCCATGGGGATCCTTATTCAAACAACTTCTCTAGTCTATTGTTTCCCTTCAGCTTTAAGCGTTGGAGTATCCACAAGAGTTGGGAATGAACTCGGCGCAAACCGGCCCGGGAAAGCTCGGATTTCCATGATCGTCTCCCTCGTTTGCGCAGTATCGATCGGCCTCTCGGCCATGTTGTTTACAACCTTGATGAGACACCAATGGGGCAAGTTTTTCACCAACGATACCGAAATCCTCGAGCTTACAGCCGTTGCATTGCCTATTGCCGGGCTTTGCGAGCTCGGCAATTGCCCACAAACAACCGGTTGCGGTGTGCTGAGAGGTAGCGCCAGGCCGACCATTGGAGCCAACATAAACTTGGGTTCATTCTACTTCGTGGGGATGCCAGTAGCTATCCTAATGGGGTTCATAATAAAAATGGGGTTCGCCGGACTCTGGCTCGGTTTGCTTGCGGCTCAAGCATCATGCGCTTCCCTCATGCTAGTAGTTCTTTGGAGAACAGATTGGATGGTCCAAGTGGAGAGAGCAAGATTGCTCACACAAACAACAAATACATGTAACAATAAACCAGTCCCTCCATTGCTGATTTCACCTAAACCTAAAGAAACTAACAACAAGAAAATGGGTGATGATGTTGTTGAAGAGATCATAGTGTGCATCAATGATGAGCTTGTGAAGCCTACACTTGAAACACACCCTCTCCTATCTAACTCACACATTGATGAGCATTAA